The Dehalococcoidia bacterium genome has a segment encoding these proteins:
- the argJ gene encoding bifunctional glutamate N-acetyltransferase/amino-acid acetyltransferase ArgJ, whose amino-acid sequence MSEIVKITEEGSVTTPQGFLAGGIHAGIRYNPTKPDLGLLFSERPCVAAAVYTSNRVKAAPLLVTMEHLADGRAQAVVANSGCANAATGAQGLEDARQMARLAAQRLNLRPQDVVVASTGVIGTFLPMDKIAAAIATLPLTRHGGRDFALAIMTTDTRPKYGAYRVGPYRLGAVAKGAGMIHPNLATMLCFITTDAPVAQPFLQHALREAVDVSFNMIDVDSDTSTNDMVVALANGEGKAMDDDHPLGPAFRSALCLLCQDMARAMVMDAEGASKVIEMEVEGAASPQDARRAAREVVRSLGVKTAVKGGDPNWGRVVAALGNSGCQLDLDSLTLWLVDPQGEDICVFCRGRPQPFDDARARALLSASQVKWRAHLGLGEARAVAWGSDLTEDYVRLNSLYTT is encoded by the coding sequence ATGAGCGAGATCGTCAAGATCACAGAAGAAGGAAGCGTCACCACTCCCCAAGGGTTTCTGGCGGGAGGGATTCACGCCGGAATTCGCTACAACCCGACCAAGCCTGACCTTGGCCTCCTCTTTTCCGAGAGGCCTTGCGTGGCTGCTGCCGTCTACACCTCCAACCGTGTCAAGGCCGCCCCCCTCCTGGTGACTATGGAGCACCTGGCCGATGGGCGGGCGCAGGCGGTGGTGGCCAACTCCGGATGCGCCAACGCCGCCACCGGGGCCCAAGGCCTGGAGGACGCCCGCCAGATGGCCCGCCTGGCCGCCCAGCGTCTCAACCTGCGCCCCCAAGACGTGGTGGTGGCTTCCACAGGCGTCATCGGCACCTTCCTACCTATGGATAAGATCGCGGCCGCCATCGCCACCCTACCCCTCACCCGCCACGGGGGAAGGGACTTCGCCCTGGCCATCATGACCACTGACACCCGCCCCAAGTATGGGGCCTACCGGGTGGGCCCTTACCGCCTGGGGGCGGTGGCCAAGGGGGCGGGCATGATCCACCCCAACCTGGCCACCATGCTCTGCTTCATCACCACCGATGCCCCTGTGGCTCAGCCCTTCCTTCAGCACGCCCTTCGGGAGGCCGTGGACGTCTCATTCAACATGATCGATGTGGACTCCGATACCAGCACCAATGACATGGTGGTGGCCCTGGCCAACGGCGAGGGGAAAGCCATGGACGATGACCATCCTTTGGGCCCTGCCTTCCGCAGCGCCCTCTGCCTCCTATGCCAGGACATGGCCCGCGCCATGGTGATGGATGCCGAGGGAGCCAGCAAGGTCATCGAGATGGAGGTGGAGGGCGCTGCCTCCCCTCAAGACGCCCGCCGCGCCGCCCGCGAGGTGGTGCGCTCCCTCGGGGTCAAGACAGCCGTGAAGGGTGGCGATCCCAACTGGGGACGGGTGGTGGCCGCCCTGGGCAACTCCGGCTGCCAGCTAGACCTGGACTCCCTCACCCTATGGCTGGTAGACCCCCAGGGCGAGGATATCTGCGTCTTTTGCCGCGGGCGGCCCCAGCCCTTTGACGACGCGCGCGCTCGCGCCCTCCTCTCGGCATCGCAAGTAAAGTGGCGAGCCCACCTGGGCCTGGGTGAGGCGAGGGCCGTGGCCTGGGGCTCCGACCTGACGGAGGATTACGTCCGCCTCAACAGCCTATACACCACATGA
- the argC gene encoding N-acetyl-gamma-glutamyl-phosphate reductase, with the protein MNMFRAAILNVTGYAGAELARILALHPQVQVVAATGRSGAGKALSQLFPHLSHLSLTVAERVEERVDILFSALPHGASAQALLPYLESGVRVIDLSADFRLRDPQEYTRWYGIEHPAPAFLPLAAYGLTELNRDRLRGARLVANPGCYPTGAILALAPALREGIVEPDLVVDAKSGVSGAGRTVDLRYHFSEVNESVSAYGLGGHRHLPEMAQELASLTTDGMRPRLTFVPHLVPMTRGILTTCYAPLRPGALPPGEAGRRALRDLYQSFYEGEPFVQISSEPPATKHTLGSNLCLIYPTIDAEGERLVVVSAIDNLVKGAAGQAIQNMNLMLGLPETMGLEALALFP; encoded by the coding sequence GTGAACATGTTTAGAGCCGCCATCCTCAACGTGACAGGGTACGCCGGGGCCGAGCTGGCCCGCATCCTGGCCCTCCACCCCCAGGTGCAGGTGGTGGCCGCCACCGGCCGCTCCGGCGCCGGCAAGGCCCTTAGCCAACTCTTCCCCCACCTGTCGCACCTGAGCCTTACCGTGGCTGAGCGGGTGGAAGAGAGGGTGGACATCCTCTTCTCAGCCCTCCCCCATGGGGCCAGCGCCCAGGCCCTCCTCCCTTATCTTGAATCTGGGGTGCGAGTCATCGACCTCTCGGCCGACTTCCGCCTGCGCGATCCCCAAGAGTACACCCGTTGGTATGGGATAGAGCACCCAGCGCCGGCCTTCTTGCCCCTGGCGGCATATGGCCTCACCGAGCTCAATAGGGACCGCCTGCGGGGTGCCCGACTGGTAGCCAACCCCGGCTGCTATCCCACGGGGGCCATCCTGGCTTTGGCCCCCGCCCTGCGGGAGGGTATCGTGGAGCCAGACCTGGTGGTGGACGCCAAATCGGGCGTCTCGGGCGCTGGACGCACAGTGGATCTGCGCTACCATTTCTCAGAGGTCAACGAAAGCGTCAGCGCCTACGGCCTTGGGGGCCACCGCCACCTGCCGGAGATGGCCCAGGAGCTAGCATCTTTGACCACCGATGGAATGCGCCCTCGCCTTACCTTCGTCCCCCATCTGGTGCCCATGACCAGGGGCATCCTCACCACCTGTTATGCCCCCCTGCGCCCAGGCGCCCTCCCTCCCGGGGAGGCGGGGCGCAGGGCGCTCCGCGACCTCTATCAGAGCTTCTACGAGGGCGAGCCATTCGTCCAAATTAGCAGCGAGCCACCAGCTACCAAGCATACCCTGGGCTCCAACCTGTGCCTGATATACCCCACTATAGATGCCGAGGGGGAGCGCCTGGTGGTGGTTAGCGCCATAGACAACCTGGTCAAGGGAGCGGCGGGCCAGGCCATCCAGAACATGAACCTGATGCTAGGGCTGCCCGAGACCATGGGGCTAGAGGCCCTGGCCCTCTTCCCATGA
- a CDS encoding enoyl-CoA hydratase-related protein translates to MQAPKVLVERQGPVLVVTINRPEVRNCVDGEAAALLEEAAEAFRRDPQLRSMVLTGAGGHFCSGADLKAIDTLASRPGADRSGPMGLTRITDVGKPTIAAISGYCLAGGLELALWCDFRIADTTARFGVTNRRWGVPLVDGGTQRLPRVVGLGNALYLILSGVLIDAQRAYQMGLVQELVPAGQALSRALEVAQRMAEYPQTSMRLDRLAALWGFSLPLEQGLQLEAYLHRESLRDPAMREWLERYARGERPPPLEPPPTG, encoded by the coding sequence GTGCAAGCACCCAAGGTCCTAGTGGAGCGCCAGGGCCCCGTCCTGGTGGTTACCATCAACCGCCCTGAGGTGCGCAACTGTGTAGACGGGGAGGCGGCTGCCCTCCTGGAGGAGGCGGCCGAGGCGTTCCGCCGCGATCCCCAGCTGCGGTCCATGGTCCTCACAGGCGCCGGCGGTCACTTCTGCTCCGGTGCCGACCTCAAGGCCATCGATACCTTGGCATCCCGCCCAGGGGCCGACCGTAGCGGGCCCATGGGGCTCACCCGCATCACCGACGTAGGGAAGCCCACCATCGCCGCCATCAGCGGCTACTGCCTGGCAGGGGGCCTGGAGCTGGCCCTTTGGTGTGACTTCCGCATCGCCGACACCACCGCGCGCTTCGGCGTCACCAACCGCCGCTGGGGCGTCCCCCTGGTGGATGGGGGAACGCAGCGTCTGCCCCGGGTAGTGGGCCTGGGCAACGCCCTCTACCTCATCCTGTCGGGCGTCCTCATCGACGCCCAACGCGCCTACCAGATGGGGCTGGTACAGGAGCTGGTGCCTGCAGGCCAGGCCCTCTCCCGCGCCCTAGAGGTGGCCCAGCGCATGGCCGAGTACCCCCAGACGTCCATGCGCCTGGACCGGCTGGCTGCCCTATGGGGCTTCTCCCTCCCCCTGGAGCAGGGGCTGCAGCTGGAGGCCTATCTCCACCGCGAGTCCCTTCGTGACCCGGCCATGAGGGAATGGCTGGAGCGGTATGCCCGGGGGGAGAGGCCTCCCCCCCTGGAGCCACCGCCAACAGGTTGA
- a CDS encoding response regulator transcription factor, translating to MAKITILLADDHTVVRAGIKALLSREPDMEVVGEASTGREAVEMVRQLRPQVAVLDISMPEMDGLEATKAIRSLGVPTQVVILTVHAQDEYLLRALQVGACGYVVKSATDTDLVEAVRLAARGEVFLYPSAVRRLLGEYLAGGKPHRDPLDALTSREVQVLRLTAAGYTNQEIAQQLGISSKTVDTYRQRLMEKLGLRRRAELVQFALRRGLLKEN from the coding sequence ATGGCGAAGATAACCATACTGCTGGCCGACGACCATACCGTGGTGCGGGCAGGCATCAAGGCCCTCCTCTCCCGGGAGCCTGATATGGAGGTGGTGGGGGAGGCCTCCACTGGCCGGGAAGCTGTGGAGATGGTCCGCCAGCTGCGACCACAAGTGGCAGTGCTGGACATCTCCATGCCAGAGATGGACGGCCTGGAGGCCACCAAAGCCATCCGCAGCCTGGGCGTCCCCACTCAGGTGGTGATCCTTACGGTCCATGCCCAAGATGAGTACCTCCTGAGGGCCCTACAGGTGGGCGCGTGTGGCTACGTGGTCAAGAGCGCCACCGATACCGACCTGGTGGAGGCCGTGCGGCTAGCTGCACGGGGTGAGGTCTTCCTCTATCCTTCCGCCGTGCGCCGCCTCCTGGGGGAGTACCTGGCGGGAGGCAAGCCCCACCGCGACCCCCTGGACGCCCTCACCTCCCGTGAGGTGCAAGTCTTACGGCTGACGGCGGCAGGATACACCAATCAGGAGATAGCTCAGCAATTGGGCATCAGCTCCAAGACAGTGGACACATATCGGCAAAGGCTTATGGAGAAGCTGGGCCTTCGCCGCCGGGCAGAGTTGGTCCAGTTCGCCCTCCGCCGTGGCCTCCTGAAAGAGAATTAG
- a CDS encoding histidine kinase: MDDGTRQREVGIRKSPPPRIGVLAALAEGPATAEELAARLGSSPRAMQRHLRALEELGLVAQGGDGIYNLVHGAPHLPAPPAECLRCGNSSYVLGLLEEMGRLLWEARKQQERLRHLSALILQAQEEERKRVARELHDDTAQILTALLVRLNLLKDEVDPSLASHLAELRELVSAALEGVRRIAQALRPSALDHLGLTSALGAHVAEFSQRWGLPVHLHLGELPSLPPEVELALYRVAQEALSNVAKHANASEAWLVLRYRGARVILEVKDNGRGFSLPEVLGDGQRGLGIMGMEERLALVGGRLRVRSRPGRGTIVRAEVPINTRG; this comes from the coding sequence ATGGACGATGGTACCCGACAAAGGGAGGTAGGCATCCGTAAGTCGCCGCCCCCGCGGATAGGCGTCCTAGCCGCTTTGGCAGAGGGCCCGGCCACGGCGGAGGAGCTAGCGGCGCGGCTGGGAAGCTCTCCCAGAGCCATGCAGCGCCACCTAAGGGCGCTGGAGGAGCTGGGGCTGGTGGCCCAAGGAGGGGATGGCATTTATAATTTGGTGCATGGCGCTCCCCATCTCCCGGCGCCGCCGGCGGAGTGCCTCAGGTGTGGCAACTCCAGCTATGTGCTAGGGCTTCTGGAGGAGATGGGCCGACTCCTCTGGGAGGCACGGAAGCAACAGGAGCGATTGCGCCACCTATCGGCCCTTATCCTTCAGGCCCAGGAGGAGGAACGCAAGAGGGTAGCTCGCGAGCTCCACGATGATACGGCCCAGATCCTCACTGCCCTGCTGGTGCGCCTGAATCTGCTAAAGGATGAGGTGGATCCCTCCCTTGCCTCCCATTTGGCCGAGCTGCGGGAACTGGTCTCCGCCGCCCTGGAGGGAGTGCGCCGCATTGCCCAGGCCCTGCGCCCCAGCGCCCTCGACCACCTGGGCCTGACATCCGCCCTCGGTGCCCACGTAGCGGAGTTCTCGCAGCGTTGGGGGCTGCCCGTCCATCTTCACCTTGGGGAGTTGCCCAGCCTGCCGCCGGAGGTGGAGCTGGCCCTATACCGCGTGGCCCAAGAGGCCCTCTCCAACGTGGCCAAGCACGCTAATGCCAGCGAGGCATGGCTCGTCCTGCGATATCGCGGTGCGCGCGTGATCCTAGAGGTGAAGGACAATGGGCGCGGCTTCTCCCTGCCCGAAGTACTGGGCGATGGTCAAAGGGGTTTGGGCATCATGGGCATGGAGGAGCGTCTAGCTTTGGTGGGGGGCCGCCTCCGCGTCCGTTCGCGCCCCGGGCGAGGCACCATCGTGCGCGCTGAGGTGCCAATTAATACCAGAGGGTAA
- the coxB gene encoding cytochrome c oxidase subunit II, with amino-acid sequence MRRDVVVVAALWLVLTVLGEVLAFAFDFQPVPVSDKGEHIKDAVRILTYFAIPVLTFVIVALIYSILRFRAPGPEADGMPVRSHIVPWVWLAVTSGLAFTIMVFPGLLGTIEVTSSAHQHGSGGQASARAGGALLVQVEGLQWTWLVHYPDQGVKNARELVLPVGQQVMLEVTSRDVLHSFWVPAFMLKIDAIPGVVNHVTFTPTEVSSYEENSLLRLQCAELCGQAHAWMVIPVRVVEPKEFERWVAGQRK; translated from the coding sequence TTGCGCCGAGATGTGGTGGTAGTGGCAGCGCTGTGGCTAGTGTTGACGGTGTTAGGGGAGGTGCTAGCCTTCGCCTTCGATTTCCAGCCAGTTCCCGTGTCCGACAAGGGGGAACACATCAAGGATGCCGTACGCATCCTCACCTATTTTGCCATCCCTGTCCTGACCTTTGTGATAGTAGCACTTATTTATAGCATCCTCCGCTTTCGTGCGCCCGGACCAGAGGCCGACGGGATGCCTGTGCGCTCGCACATAGTGCCTTGGGTCTGGTTGGCGGTCACATCTGGTCTGGCGTTTACCATCATGGTCTTCCCTGGACTTTTGGGCACCATTGAGGTGACGTCATCGGCGCATCAACACGGATCTGGCGGGCAAGCGAGCGCCAGGGCTGGCGGCGCCTTGCTGGTGCAGGTGGAGGGGCTGCAGTGGACGTGGCTCGTCCACTACCCCGACCAAGGGGTGAAGAATGCCCGCGAGCTAGTCCTACCGGTGGGGCAGCAGGTGATGCTAGAGGTGACCTCCCGCGATGTGCTGCACTCCTTCTGGGTCCCCGCCTTCATGCTGAAGATAGACGCCATACCTGGCGTGGTCAACCACGTTACCTTCACCCCCACGGAGGTGAGCTCATACGAGGAGAACAGCCTGTTGCGGCTGCAATGCGCAGAGCTCTGCGGCCAGGCCCACGCCTGGATGGTCATCCCTGTGCGAGTGGTGGAGCCAAAGGAGTTCGAACGCTGGGTGGCGGGACAGCGCAAGTAG
- a CDS encoding cbb3-type cytochrome c oxidase subunit I, giving the protein MTTAEHAERIGLWQGFYYVRRGVLWGLIGFGLGVGLAALFRTAAGSSPWWLEHNFAVGYVLGLLGWLLGVGMWERWVKEWLGLPTQPNPHGWMRYFAFTTDHKVIGVQYLVTFVAVFLIAGLLAMLMRYHLMDSQGALFNGGVYNQVMSLHGILMIAVAVAVIIGGFGNFLVPLMIGARDMAFPRLNALTYWLIPPVAVLLLTAQAVGGWDTGWTAYPPLAVRNAAGQLFFNLAIITFGLSSILGGLNFLVTISFLRAPGMTWGRLPIFVWSIFSASIIALIFTQAFAAAMLMEAVDRLAGTNFFNPGDPLLYQHVFWFYSHPAVYIFILPGFGILLEVLTHFSRKPLFAYRWAVAGFLTIVAISGIVWAHHMFVTTSEVAFLGAFLVTTEAISIPTGLVFLSALGTIWMGRLWLTPPMLFALGALFNFLIGGITGIYLADVPSDIQLSDTYFVVAHFHYTIIGGEIFALLAAIYYWFPKITGRMYHQGLGKLHFWLTFLGFNLTFLPMFWAGLHGMNRRIAIYDPALEGVNVFASVAAFVMGAGFLVFVGNMVWSWVRGKVAEANPWRARTLEWQVPSPPPEENFPAPPVVVGEPYEYGVPGAGPHVVLAPAGGDCGKEV; this is encoded by the coding sequence ATGACGACGGCTGAGCATGCCGAGCGCATAGGGCTGTGGCAAGGCTTCTACTATGTGCGCCGTGGCGTCCTTTGGGGGCTCATCGGGTTCGGCCTAGGGGTGGGGCTGGCTGCCCTCTTCCGCACGGCTGCCGGCTCCTCCCCTTGGTGGCTGGAGCATAACTTCGCTGTGGGCTACGTGTTGGGGCTATTGGGCTGGCTGCTGGGGGTGGGCATGTGGGAGCGGTGGGTCAAGGAGTGGCTGGGCCTCCCCACCCAGCCCAATCCCCACGGCTGGATGCGCTACTTCGCCTTCACCACCGACCATAAGGTCATTGGCGTCCAGTACCTGGTGACCTTTGTGGCGGTGTTCCTCATCGCTGGCCTTTTGGCCATGCTTATGCGCTATCACCTCATGGACTCCCAGGGGGCGTTGTTCAACGGTGGCGTCTACAACCAGGTGATGAGCCTGCACGGCATCTTGATGATCGCCGTGGCGGTGGCAGTCATCATCGGTGGGTTCGGCAACTTCCTGGTGCCCCTCATGATCGGGGCGCGGGACATGGCCTTCCCCCGCCTCAATGCCCTCACTTATTGGCTTATCCCTCCTGTGGCTGTCCTTTTACTGACGGCCCAAGCCGTGGGGGGCTGGGACACGGGATGGACGGCCTACCCACCATTAGCGGTGCGCAACGCTGCTGGCCAGCTCTTCTTCAACCTAGCCATCATTACCTTCGGCCTCTCCTCCATCTTGGGCGGTCTTAACTTCCTGGTGACCATAAGCTTTTTGCGGGCGCCAGGGATGACGTGGGGAAGGCTGCCGATATTCGTCTGGTCCATATTCTCTGCTTCCATTATTGCCCTTATCTTCACCCAGGCCTTCGCCGCCGCCATGCTCATGGAGGCGGTGGACCGTCTGGCGGGGACCAATTTCTTCAACCCCGGTGACCCCTTGCTGTATCAGCATGTGTTCTGGTTCTACTCGCATCCCGCGGTATACATCTTCATCCTGCCGGGGTTTGGGATACTGCTAGAGGTGCTGACCCACTTCTCCCGCAAGCCCCTCTTCGCCTATCGGTGGGCGGTGGCGGGGTTTTTGACCATCGTGGCCATAAGCGGCATCGTGTGGGCCCACCATATGTTCGTCACCACCAGCGAAGTGGCCTTCCTAGGGGCCTTTTTGGTGACGACAGAGGCCATCTCCATTCCCACGGGGCTGGTGTTCCTGTCGGCCCTGGGGACCATATGGATGGGGAGGCTGTGGCTGACGCCCCCCATGCTGTTCGCCTTAGGGGCGCTGTTCAACTTCCTCATCGGGGGCATCACGGGCATATATCTGGCCGATGTGCCCAGCGACATCCAACTATCGGACACCTACTTCGTAGTGGCCCACTTTCATTACACCATCATCGGTGGCGAGATATTCGCCCTCCTGGCTGCCATCTACTACTGGTTCCCCAAGATCACAGGGCGCATGTACCACCAGGGGCTGGGCAAGCTCCACTTCTGGCTCACCTTTTTGGGCTTCAACCTCACCTTTCTGCCCATGTTCTGGGCGGGCCTTCACGGCATGAACCGGCGCATCGCCATTTACGACCCAGCCCTGGAAGGGGTGAACGTGTTTGCAAGCGTCGCTGCCTTCGTCATGGGGGCGGGCTTCCTGGTCTTCGTGGGAAACATGGTGTGGTCATGGGTGCGGGGCAAGGTGGCGGAGGCCAACCCCTGGCGAGCGCGCACCCTGGAGTGGCAGGTGCCCTCACCACCGCCAGAGGAGAACTTCCCTGCCCCGCCGGTGGTGGTGGGGGAGCCCTATGAGTATGGCGTGCCGGGGGCTGGGCCCCACGTCGTCCTGGCCCCTGCCGGCGGCGACTGTGGGAAGGAGGTGTGA
- a CDS encoding cytochrome c oxidase subunit 3 produces the protein MAEAAVPYAIPVATKRRIYQWGLWLFFLSEAFLFGSVASSRFFLAGLERSHLNQALGLAITSVLLTSSVFAYRAEVACARGDGPAFLRNLAMTMVLGLAFLGGVGVEWSTAEFTPSEPFGTAFFAMTGIHSSHVASGIFIFLIIMYHALRGRFIPEGCTCRRIWPWRSCEHPKTRPTWEQMWPVEASIKYWHFVDVVWVFFYPILYLISWPT, from the coding sequence ATGGCCGAGGCGGCTGTTCCCTATGCCATACCTGTGGCCACTAAGCGCCGCATATACCAATGGGGCCTGTGGCTGTTCTTCCTCTCAGAGGCCTTTCTGTTTGGGTCGGTGGCGTCCAGCCGCTTCTTCTTGGCGGGGCTGGAGCGCTCCCACCTCAACCAGGCGCTGGGGCTGGCCATAACTTCGGTCCTCCTCACCAGCTCCGTCTTCGCCTACCGGGCGGAGGTGGCCTGTGCCCGGGGCGATGGCCCGGCCTTCCTGCGCAACCTGGCCATGACTATGGTCTTGGGCCTCGCCTTCCTGGGCGGTGTAGGTGTGGAGTGGTCCACCGCCGAGTTCACGCCCTCGGAGCCCTTCGGGACGGCCTTCTTCGCCATGACAGGCATTCACTCTTCCCATGTGGCTTCGGGCATCTTCATCTTCCTCATCATCATGTATCACGCCCTGAGGGGGCGGTTCATACCCGAGGGGTGCACATGCCGCCGCATCTGGCCTTGGCGCTCATGCGAACACCCTAAGACGCGGCCCACCTGGGAGCAGATGTGGCCAGTGGAGGCGAGCATCAAGTACTGGCACTTTGTGGACGTGGTATGGGTGTTCTTCTACCCCATCCTCTACCTGATAAGCTGGCCCACTTAA
- a CDS encoding radical SAM protein — protein MLSVTRLLGGEVRPGDVLRYGEARPPHLLHFAPEKRPVVVWNLTAQCNLHCMHCYANAHRRPLPGELTTVEGERLLDDLADMGVPVVLFSGGEPLMRPDIFHLAAYARRRGLRTVLSTNGTLVDAAMARRIADAGFSYVGVSLDGLEPVHDRVRGQRGAFRQALQGLSLCRRLGLRVGIRFTVHRKNVDQLPHIFDLAEAEGIDRLCVYHLAYAGRGEKIRHLDLSPWETRQVIDYIFRRAEAWAARSSPVEVLTVDNHADNAYLLMWVQARHPERAEEVHRLLLWNGGNQSGVAVASIDPLGHVCVDQFSWHRPLGNVRERPFSSIWNDDRHPLLKVLRQRPRPIEGRCRHCRFLPICNGNLRARAESYFGHFLAPDPACYLTDWEIGLSGQEAWEEARRWPVPVQEVA, from the coding sequence GTGCTCTCGGTTACCAGGCTTCTGGGCGGTGAGGTGAGGCCGGGTGACGTGCTGCGCTATGGGGAGGCCCGGCCTCCGCACCTGTTGCACTTCGCCCCCGAGAAGCGCCCTGTAGTGGTATGGAACCTTACCGCCCAGTGTAACCTCCATTGCATGCACTGCTATGCCAATGCCCACAGGCGCCCCCTGCCGGGGGAGTTGACCACTGTAGAGGGAGAGAGGCTCCTTGATGACCTGGCGGACATGGGGGTGCCGGTGGTCCTCTTCTCTGGCGGCGAGCCCCTTATGCGACCTGACATCTTCCATCTGGCGGCATATGCGCGACGGCGAGGCCTGCGTACCGTACTGTCCACCAACGGGACCCTCGTCGACGCTGCGATGGCTCGCCGCATCGCCGACGCCGGATTCAGCTACGTGGGGGTTAGCTTGGACGGCCTGGAGCCGGTGCACGACCGCGTGCGCGGGCAGCGGGGGGCCTTTCGTCAGGCCCTGCAGGGGCTCTCCCTCTGCCGCCGCCTGGGCCTGCGGGTGGGTATCCGCTTCACCGTCCACCGCAAGAACGTGGACCAGCTGCCCCACATCTTCGACCTGGCCGAGGCGGAGGGGATAGACCGCCTGTGCGTCTACCACCTGGCCTACGCCGGCCGGGGGGAGAAGATTCGACACTTAGACCTCTCGCCTTGGGAGACTCGGCAGGTGATAGATTACATCTTCCGAAGGGCGGAAGCGTGGGCCGCCCGCTCCTCCCCAGTGGAGGTGTTGACGGTAGACAACCACGCCGATAACGCCTACCTGCTCATGTGGGTGCAGGCCCGGCACCCGGAGCGGGCAGAAGAGGTCCATCGCCTCCTGCTGTGGAACGGGGGCAACCAATCGGGGGTAGCTGTGGCCTCCATCGACCCCCTGGGCCACGTGTGTGTCGACCAGTTCTCCTGGCACCGGCCCCTAGGCAATGTGCGGGAGCGGCCCTTCAGCAGCATCTGGAACGACGATAGGCATCCCCTGCTGAAGGTGTTGAGGCAGCGCCCGCGGCCCATCGAGGGCAGGTGCCGTCATTGCCGGTTCTTGCCCATCTGCAACGGCAACCTGCGCGCTCGCGCCGAGAGCTATTTTGGCCACTTCCTGGCCCCCGACCCAGCCTGCTATCTCACGGACTGGGAGATCGGGCTTTCGGGGCAGGAGGCTTGGGAAGAGGCGCGGCGCTGGCCCGTGCCTGTGCAGGAGGTGGCATGA
- a CDS encoding TIGR04053 family radical SAM/SPASM domain-containing protein codes for MMALSPQARQERDAHDAMLAQADLHQSPFTIAWEVTRACPYRCRHCRAEAQPRRHPLELTTQEAFHLVDQIKGFGDPILVVTGGDPMMRPDLFDILAYASCRGLRVALTPTTGRVTARALARARQAGVRRIAISIDGPTPEVHDAFRGMRGSFRTAMHIALEARQQGLPLQVNTTLTRLNFHLLEAMGEMVAKLEAVQWSIFFLVPTGRALLEDMLSPYQHEEAFHRIYELAQAAPYDVKVTAAPAYRRVVIQRGGGKGLATVAGAGYRFQDGLHRPSVGVNDGKGFLFISHVGEVYPSGFLPLAVGNVRRESIVELYRNAPLMRHLRDPTMLKGRCGRCPYREVCGGSRARAYALTGDPFAEDPTCIYDPPS; via the coding sequence ATGATGGCCCTCTCACCTCAGGCCCGCCAGGAGAGGGACGCCCATGATGCCATGTTGGCCCAGGCAGACCTTCACCAAAGCCCCTTTACCATCGCCTGGGAGGTGACGCGGGCCTGCCCCTATAGATGCCGTCACTGTCGGGCCGAGGCCCAACCTCGGCGGCACCCATTGGAGCTGACCACTCAGGAGGCCTTCCACTTGGTGGACCAAATAAAGGGGTTTGGCGACCCCATACTGGTGGTCACCGGTGGCGACCCCATGATGCGCCCAGACCTGTTCGATATCTTGGCCTATGCCTCCTGTCGTGGGCTGCGGGTAGCCCTTACCCCCACCACCGGCAGGGTAACGGCCCGGGCACTGGCCCGCGCTCGTCAAGCGGGGGTGCGCCGCATCGCCATCAGCATCGATGGCCCAACGCCAGAGGTGCACGACGCCTTCCGTGGGATGCGCGGCTCATTTCGTACCGCCATGCACATCGCTTTGGAGGCCCGCCAGCAGGGCCTACCCCTGCAGGTGAACACCACCCTCACCCGCCTCAACTTCCACCTATTGGAGGCTATGGGCGAGATGGTGGCAAAGTTGGAGGCTGTGCAGTGGAGCATCTTCTTCCTGGTGCCCACGGGGCGTGCCCTGCTGGAGGACATGCTCTCGCCCTACCAACATGAGGAAGCCTTCCATCGCATCTACGAGCTGGCGCAGGCCGCCCCCTATGACGTGAAGGTGACCGCTGCCCCCGCCTATCGCCGGGTGGTGATCCAGCGCGGAGGGGGGAAGGGGCTAGCCACGGTGGCTGGAGCAGGGTACCGCTTTCAGGACGGCCTCCACCGCCCCAGCGTAGGGGTCAACGATGGTAAGGGGTTCCTTTTCATCTCCCACGTGGGAGAGGTGTATCCCTCTGGGTTCTTGCCCCTGGCGGTGGGCAACGTGCGGCGGGAATCGATCGTGGAGCTGTACCGTAACGCCCCTCTCATGCGCCATCTCCGCGACCCCACTATGCTCAAGGGGCGGTGTGGGCGGTGCCCTTATCGAGAAGTATGCGGGGGCTCCCGCGCCCGCGCCTACGCCCTCACTGGCGACCCCTTTGCTGAGGACCCCACTTGCATCTACGATCCCCCCTCGTGA